The genomic region TCAGAGAGGATGAGGGACTCACCAAGGGCATGTAGCTGGTGGCAGGGCCAAGCTCGGAGCCTGGTTCTGGCTATTCCTGATCGTAATCAAGGGGAACCAGATGGCTTCCAAGGGGCCTGAGAGCTGTCAGCCAGTGAGCCTGGCATTGCCAAGGGTGATGGGTGCCCCGGCTCGACCTGAGCCCACTGTCCCTGCAGTGTCCTCAGCCTGGGGGGGCTGCGTGGAGGTGGACTCGGAGACCGAGGCCGTGTATGGGATGACCTTCAAAATCCTGTGCATCTCCTGCAAGCGCCGCAGTGAGACCAACGCCGAGACCTTCACCGAGTGGACTTTCCGCCAGAAGGGCACAGAGGAGTTTGTCAAGGTGGGTGGGCTCCTGGCACAGGAGGGTGGGCATCTGTGTGGGAGCTAGTGACGGGGAGCAGGGTTCCAGTTGGGGTTGCGAGTTTGTTTGCACCCAGGTGCCATTTCTGATGACCTGGATCCACATGCCAGCTCCACCAGGACCGgctggtgaccttgggcaagccgttgaacctctctgaaccttcaTTGCCTCCTCTGTAAAGAAGGGGGAGCGGGTAGTCTCCAGCTGTGAGGCTGGTGTGAGAATTGAGTTCCTGCACCTGGCACACGGTTGTCACAAAATATACGTCATCGGAATTATTTTATACCAGCAAAAAATGCCTTAGATTGTTATCGTGGAAGGAAACAGAACTTTTTGACCTCCTTTTCACTCTCTGTGTTTTGAATTGCATAGGAGGGGGTTCCATAAACTTTTTGAGGGCCTTCCAGAGAATTGAAGTCTACAGCAGCCAGAACTGGGCTGTCTCTCGCCCTGCCTGGGGAGTGTGTCTGGGGGCCGGGCAAGATGGTAGAGAATGAAGACCAGAAAGGCTGAATGGGGGCTCCGGAGGATGGCCACGGAACACGTGCAGTGGCATGTGTGTGTCAGGGCTCGGGCACAGTCTGGGTCCTTCTGTGTCTGTGCGTCAGGGCGAGGGGCAGAATAGAGGTCTCAGTGGGGTGGGGGTAGCTGGCAGTGACCCCGCGCCCACTGCCCCCAGATCCTGCGCTATGAGAACGAGGTGCTGCAACTGGAAGAGGATGAACGCTTTGAGGGCCGCGTGGTGTGGAATGGCAGCCGGGGCACCAAAGACCTGCAGGACCTGTCCATCTTCATCACCAACGTCACCTACAACCACTCGGGCGACTACGAGTGCCACGTGTACCGCCTGCTCTTCTTTGACAACTACGAGCACAACACCAGCGTCGTCAAAAAGATCCACCTTGAGGTGGTGGACAAAGGTGAGTCGGGCCCCTGGGCAGCCAGATGGAGGGACAGATGGCGGAAGCAGGGGGGATGGACGGGCTGGCTCAGCGCCTGGGCAGCAGGGGGTGGAGGCAACACCTCCCgcctggagtccagctccagccccCACTTCCCTTCAGCCATGGAGAGGTCATGGCGGGCCTGTCCCAGGGAAGTGCTGAGTGCAgagctgagctctgcctcctgcgCTGTGAACCCCAGCGGGTGCCTCCCTGTCTCTGAGCCTGAGTATCCTCCTGTAGGAAACAGGTGATAATGGTGTCTCTCTCGGTGTGTCGTTGGAGCCATTCTGATGTCGTGGGGCAGGTGGTGAGGATGGAGTGAGATGCTGGGTGTCCGAGGCTGGTGCGTCTGTCACAGCAGGGCCTCGGCACATGGGGGCCACGGTCGTGGTGCTTCTGATTGTCAACAGCCTTAGTCCTGCCCCCCTGTGTCACCTGGGGCAGGAAATCAGTGGTGTCACCTGTGGTGGGGCTCCTCAAATTCTACCATACACGGTCGTCCTGTTGTTTGGATCTTGACTCAACAGATCCGTGTTGGGCGCAGGATTCTGTCTCAGATGAGGCCAAGGCTGCAGGTCTGGGGCCACGCTGAGCAGCAAAGATCTAAGGTGTGTTTTGAATCATTTTTCATCATTTCGGCTTCAACTGCTTTGGACTCCTTCCCTGAACCATCTTCTGATTGGGTGTaaattggaattttccagggccCCAGGGGCCATTGGCCTAGAGAGTCAGGGAGATATCCCAGACCTTGGGCTTCCAAAGAGCACGGCAGGTGAATCCCGAGGGGCCATCAGTACATGCGACCATCACGGGCCATGTGCATTGGTGCCCTCCTTCCCCAAGACTGGGGCTGGCCTCATCGTCCTGTATGAAGTCCCTCACTGAATCCTCCCACCCaccatctggtggctcagacagtaaagaatctacctgcaatgcaggagatgcaggttcgatccctgggtcaggaagatcccctgtagaaggaaatggcaacccactccagtattcttgcctgggaaatcccacggacagaggagcctggcaggccacagtctacagggtcgcaaagagtcggacatgacttaacaacgaAAAAACAACCCACCTTCTGGCGTAGAGGTTCTTCTTATCCCCATTtagcaggtggggaaactgaggctcagggaggtaaGATTACAAGGCGAAGGTCACAGAGTTGcgacctggatttgaacccagccaAACCTGTAtgattgttgtttttattcttgGCATGATTCACTATACTCTGCTGTCAGCCAGAGTCTGTGGGTTCCTGTTGGTACTTAGCATTTTTACGGGTATTAGCAAAGTGATCTAGCAGaattcaattcaggagacatgtctgagcgactctTTGGTGTAGGTCACGATGCTGGGTGGGTGGCCACCCACAGACGTCGGTGATGGAGCCCTGCCCTGGTGAGCTGGCTGACGGTGGAGGAGTTGTAAAAAAGACACCCCCGAATACTGTGGCTTAACAAAGTCTGGGTCAGTCCCGTCTCCCAAATCTGTGCTCAGGTGAAGGGTCAGGGGGTAGGAAGTTTCCTGGATGCCCTTTGGGCACCCAAGTTCTTTCCATCTTGTGGCTCAGCCCTTGCTCATGATGCTGTCTTCCCTAGCATGGTGGAGCCTGGGCTCAGGCACGCCCAGGTCCCAGAAgagcctctatttttttttttaacattatctaCCACATTATACTGCTTCCCAGTATATGTGGGAGGCTTATATTTATGTGATGCAGGACTTATATTTAattgggcttgccaggtggcactaatagtaaagaacccacttgccaatgcaggagacataagagactcaggttccatccctgggttgggaagatcccctggagaagagaataacgctctccagtattcttgtctgggatatcccatggacagagagcctggtggactacagcccatagggtcacaaagagttggacacgactgaagtgacttagcacgcatggacttatatttatgtaatatagGACTATTTCTGTTATCTTCCCAGAGCCTGTATTTTTTGCACCATCCACCATACCCCAGTGGTTTTTAATCCACCATGTTATAATCCTGCTTTTTTAACCTTACCCACTGTGATATAGTATGTTATGTTATCCTGTATGCTACAGTGTTTTCACATTACCAAACACCAAacataacaatatttttttaaattataatccaTCAtcccagagtatttttaatattatccaccatattatcatttttttaatccttagcCACCATGCTATATGTTCTAAAATATTATCAGTCATGTcatagtatttaaaaaatttttatttggtatGTATTCGGCATCCTTGCTCATTTTGTAGTATTTTTAACATTATGTGTCACTCTATGGCATTTCATTCCCCGTGGTGTTATTGTATTGTTAGCATCAGTAGCCATTGCTGTCTTCTTTACCATAAGCCACTGTCTTACTGCCATTTCAACATTACCTATCAGTCGATATTGCCTCCTGGTCATGACCCCGCAGTAATGAACTGAGTCGTTTCCAAAGAGGGGAGCAGTGGGTGCTGGAGACGAGGCCTTCACTGAGCTGGGAGGGGTGCAGAAGATGGTAGGAAGCATCTGGGTGTCTCCCACCAGGGGTGGGGCTGGCATCTGGGGACAGGAAGGCTTATTCTGTCTGGACACACCCAGTAAGAGGGGAGCAGGTGGGGAGGTGCAGTGGTGACTGAGGCTGGCGAGACACGCGGCCCGTAGATGTGCAGGCTGGGGCTTCAGATCTGCCCCTGG from Bubalus bubalis isolate 160015118507 breed Murrah chromosome 18, NDDB_SH_1, whole genome shotgun sequence harbors:
- the SCN1B gene encoding sodium channel subunit beta-1 isoform X2, whose amino-acid sequence is MGTLLAFVVGAALVSSAWGGCVEVDSETEAVYGMTFKILCISCKRRSETNAETFTEWTFRQKGTEEFVKILRYENEVLQLEEDERFEGRVVWNGSRGTKDLQDLSIFITNVTYNHSGDYECHVYRLLFFDNYEHNTSVVKKIHLEVVDKANRDMASIVSEIMMYVLIVVLTIWLVAEMVYCYKKIAAATEAAAQENASEYLAITSESKENCTGVQVAE
- the SCN1B gene encoding sodium channel subunit beta-1 isoform X1, producing MGGKGKASELERQHELVSRKEEAVSSAWGGCVEVDSETEAVYGMTFKILCISCKRRSETNAETFTEWTFRQKGTEEFVKILRYENEVLQLEEDERFEGRVVWNGSRGTKDLQDLSIFITNVTYNHSGDYECHVYRLLFFDNYEHNTSVVKKIHLEVVDKANRDMASIVSEIMMYVLIVVLTIWLVAEMVYCYKKIAAATEAAAQENASEYLAITSESKENCTGVQVAE